The following are encoded together in the Bacteroidales bacterium MB20-C3-3 genome:
- a CDS encoding DUF2764 family protein produces the protein MNNYPYLIAGLPEIFPDFEKSSHNIDLLFDHIKENINPKEKKYLDWLLFGLKGENLTSHFYREVFKTRNRFLNEFFRFDLDMRNIQTAYVSKQMGLDVSEYLIGENNLVNSIKSSRASDFGASDFFGESAKLISLLSSSNILEKEQGLDLMRWNKASQITTFNYFDIDWILSFATRLTLAKRWDALDKKLGAELFRKLVNEVKETYKNEDKE, from the coding sequence ATGAATAACTATCCTTATCTTATAGCGGGACTCCCTGAAATTTTTCCTGATTTTGAAAAAAGCAGCCATAATATTGATCTACTTTTTGATCATATAAAAGAGAATATCAATCCAAAAGAAAAGAAGTATCTTGATTGGCTCTTGTTTGGATTAAAAGGTGAAAATCTCACTTCTCATTTCTACAGAGAGGTTTTTAAAACCCGCAACCGGTTTCTGAATGAATTTTTCAGATTCGACCTGGATATGCGTAACATCCAGACAGCCTATGTTTCTAAGCAAATGGGCTTAGATGTATCTGAATATCTTATTGGAGAGAACAACCTTGTTAACTCAATAAAAAGCAGCAGAGCCTCAGATTTTGGAGCATCAGATTTTTTTGGAGAATCTGCAAAACTTATTTCTCTCCTTTCAAGTTCCAATATTCTTGAAAAGGAACAGGGACTTGACCTTATGAGGTGGAATAAAGCCAGTCAAATAACAACATTCAACTATTTTGACATAGACTGGATTCTCTCATTTGCCACACGCCTTACACTAGCCAAAAGATGGGATGCACTTGACAAAAAGTTAGGTGCCGAACTTTTCAGAAAGCTTGTGAATGAGGTAAAGGAAACATATAAAAATGAGGATAAGGAATAA
- a CDS encoding biotin/lipoyl-containing protein, with protein MKEYKLKINGNDYAVTVNDIDDTIAEVEVNGIPFKVEIERPAKKQVVAKPNKPAPAPSNVAKPTASGSETAVTSPLPGVILEVVVKEGDVVKRGQKLMVLEAMKMENVIEASADGKIISIKANKGDSVLEGAPLIIIG; from the coding sequence ATGAAAGAATATAAACTAAAGATTAATGGTAACGACTATGCCGTAACTGTAAACGACATAGACGATACAATCGCAGAAGTAGAGGTGAACGGAATTCCATTCAAGGTTGAAATTGAGCGTCCTGCGAAGAAACAGGTAGTTGCAAAACCAAACAAACCAGCACCGGCTCCGTCAAATGTTGCCAAACCTACAGCATCAGGTTCTGAAACTGCTGTTACATCACCACTTCCGGGTGTTATTCTGGAGGTTGTCGTGAAAGAGGGAGATGTGGTTAAGAGAGGTCAAAAACTGATGGTACTTGAGGCTATGAAGATGGAGAATGTTATTGAGGCAAGTGCTGACGGAAAAATTATTTCAATCAAAGCAAACAAGGGCGACTCTGTACTGGAGGGTGCACCACTAATAATCATTGGATAA
- a CDS encoding YebC/PmpR family DNA-binding transcriptional regulator: protein MGRAFEFRKERKFKRWGNMAKIFTRLAKEITMAAKSGGTDPDNNPRLRALISNARSENMPKDNIERAIKRSVEKDHSDYKEVVYEGYGPHGIAFLVETATDNTTRTVANIRSYFNKFGGSLGTSGSVEFMFERKCVFKIKTNEIDLDELELELIDFGAEEVFADEDCILIYGAFESYGSIQKFIEEKGYEMVSGSFERIPTVELKSLPDDQRAELEKLIERFENDDDVQNVYHTLAN from the coding sequence ATGGGCAGAGCGTTTGAATTCAGAAAAGAGAGAAAGTTCAAGAGGTGGGGAAACATGGCAAAAATCTTTACTCGTTTAGCTAAAGAGATTACCATGGCTGCTAAATCAGGCGGAACAGATCCCGATAATAATCCCAGACTCAGAGCTCTCATTTCTAATGCAAGAAGTGAGAATATGCCTAAAGACAATATTGAAAGGGCTATTAAGAGATCTGTTGAAAAGGACCACTCTGACTATAAAGAGGTTGTTTACGAGGGATACGGACCTCATGGTATTGCTTTTCTCGTGGAGACAGCTACTGACAACACCACTAGAACGGTTGCCAACATTAGAAGTTATTTCAACAAATTCGGAGGATCACTGGGTACATCAGGAAGTGTTGAATTTATGTTTGAACGCAAATGCGTATTCAAAATTAAGACTAATGAAATTGACCTTGATGAACTGGAACTGGAGTTGATCGATTTTGGTGCAGAAGAGGTATTTGCAGATGAAGATTGCATATTGATTTATGGTGCATTTGAATCCTATGGATCTATTCAGAAATTCATTGAAGAGAAGGGATACGAGATGGTCTCAGGCTCTTTTGAGAGAATACCTACCGTAGAGTTAAAGAGTTTGCCCGACGATCAGAGAGCAGAGCTTGAAAAACTTATAGAACGATTTGAAAATGACGATGATGTACAAAATGTATATCATACTCTGGCAAACTAA
- a CDS encoding OadG family transporter subunit — translation MKRLLKIFLLSGLMLAGIQLNGQSQADMCINEYLVYNTDDFVDDFGHKSGWIELFNSSYGTVNIGGCYLTNDPNNLTKYVIPKGDVLTKIKPRQHILFWADNQPYRGTFHINFTLEDSDEVLLVASDGRTIIDRIKIVRDLDTNVTYGRIEDGIGSRDGSDGWQVMARTSPSTNNSGVDKESASAVFKRIDPYGVIMSLTAMSVVFLALILLYVVFKQIGKYNVKKNMERAEKTHGKKAARAEEETSAEIYAAIAAAMHMYAMDDESHDIENTILTIARVTKNYSPWSSKIYTLREKPCKK, via the coding sequence ATGAAAAGATTATTAAAGATATTTCTGTTGTCTGGGCTTATGTTAGCCGGCATCCAGCTGAATGGACAGAGCCAGGCCGATATGTGCATTAATGAATACCTTGTATACAATACAGATGACTTTGTTGATGACTTCGGACACAAGAGCGGATGGATTGAACTTTTCAACTCATCTTACGGCACTGTAAACATTGGCGGATGCTATCTGACTAATGACCCGAACAACCTTACAAAATATGTAATCCCAAAGGGTGATGTACTAACTAAAATTAAGCCCAGACAGCACATACTATTTTGGGCAGATAACCAGCCATACAGAGGAACATTTCATATAAATTTCACTCTTGAAGATTCAGACGAAGTTTTATTAGTCGCTTCTGATGGCAGAACCATAATTGACAGAATCAAAATCGTTAGGGATCTTGATACAAATGTTACTTACGGAAGAATAGAGGATGGAATCGGATCAAGAGATGGTAGCGATGGCTGGCAGGTTATGGCCAGAACCTCCCCCAGTACAAATAACTCAGGAGTTGACAAAGAATCTGCATCTGCAGTTTTCAAAAGAATTGACCCCTATGGAGTAATTATGTCACTTACCGCAATGTCTGTAGTATTCCTCGCACTTATTCTTCTTTATGTTGTATTTAAGCAAATTGGCAAATACAATGTAAAAAAGAATATGGAGAGAGCAGAGAAGACTCACGGAAAGAAAGCTGCACGGGCAGAAGAGGAGACATCTGCAGAGATATATGCGGCAATTGCGGCAGCAATGCATATGTATGCTATGGATGACGAATCTCACGACATAGAAAATACAATTCTAACCATTGCACGAGTTACTAAAAATTACTCACCATGGAGCTCAAAGATTTACACACTTCGTGAGAAACCTTGTAAAAAATAA
- a CDS encoding tetratricopeptide repeat protein has translation MSKKNQHQDPEQSVEQALNTTEHFIEKNKKTLLYSAIAIIAIAAIGFAYQHLYRKPLINEALAQTFMAEQHFRSDSFALALNGDGNSLGFAQIIDEYGSKAGESVYMYAGISELQLGNYENAISYLKKYDGNDPIMKARSISNIGDAYAGLENYKEALSFYLKAADFADNTFAAGYLLKAGIMYEELGDTAKAVETYKTIKDKYPQSVEGYDIDKYISRLTL, from the coding sequence ATGTCAAAGAAAAACCAACACCAGGATCCTGAACAATCTGTTGAACAGGCACTGAATACAACAGAGCATTTTATTGAGAAAAACAAAAAAACGCTTTTGTACTCTGCAATAGCAATTATAGCAATTGCAGCTATAGGATTTGCCTATCAGCACCTGTACCGCAAACCGCTTATTAATGAAGCTCTTGCTCAAACTTTTATGGCTGAACAACATTTTCGTTCAGACTCTTTTGCTCTGGCTCTTAACGGAGACGGCAATTCTCTCGGATTTGCCCAAATAATTGATGAATACGGAAGTAAGGCCGGCGAATCAGTTTATATGTATGCAGGCATCTCTGAACTCCAGCTTGGAAACTATGAGAATGCCATCTCATATCTAAAAAAATATGATGGTAATGATCCAATCATGAAAGCAAGATCAATAAGTAATATTGGTGATGCTTATGCAGGACTTGAAAATTACAAAGAGGCTCTCTCCTTCTATTTAAAAGCTGCCGACTTTGCTGATAACACTTTTGCTGCAGGATATCTTCTCAAAGCCGGAATTATGTACGAAGAGCTTGGAGATACTGCCAAGGCTGTTGAGACATACAAAACAATCAAAGATAAATATCCTCAAAGCGTTGAAGGTTACGATATAGACAAATATATTTCAAGACTTACTTTATAA
- the mce gene encoding methylmalonyl-CoA epimerase has product MKLSHIEHIGIAVKSLESAIPFYEEMLGLKCYAVEEVADQRVKTAFFKIGQTKIELLESTDPEGPIGKFIEKKGEGIHHIAFATEDGVQKSLEELAEKGVQLIDKTPRKGAEGLNIAFLHPKSTIGVLTELCEDPKKANC; this is encoded by the coding sequence ATGAAACTGTCGCATATTGAGCACATCGGTATTGCTGTAAAGTCATTAGAATCAGCCATTCCCTTTTACGAAGAGATGCTCGGTCTTAAATGCTATGCTGTTGAAGAGGTAGCAGATCAAAGAGTAAAAACTGCATTTTTTAAAATTGGCCAGACCAAGATTGAATTACTGGAGAGCACAGATCCGGAGGGGCCTATAGGTAAATTCATAGAGAAAAAAGGAGAGGGAATTCATCACATTGCTTTCGCAACTGAAGATGGAGTACAAAAGTCTCTTGAAGAGCTTGCTGAGAAAGGTGTTCAGCTAATTGACAAAACTCCTCGCAAAGGAGCTGAGGGGCTCAATATTGCTTTCCTTCATCCAAAATCTACAATAGGCGTACTCACTGAACTGTGTGAAGATCCTAAAAAAGCTAACTGCTAA
- a CDS encoding acyl-CoA carboxylase subunit beta produces MSQQLEQVKALIQLREKARLGGGQKRIDSQHQKGKFTARERISMLLDEGSFEEFDMFVTHRCTNFGMEKERFLGDGVVTGYGTIEGRLVYVFAQDFTVFGGSLSESFAMKICKIMDQAMKMGAPVIGVNDSGGARIQEGVNALAGYAEIFQRNILASGVIPQISAIFGPCAGGAVYSPALTDFNIMTRGTSYMFLTGPKVVKTVTGEDVTQEQLGGASVHATKSGVAHFAVDTEEDGIRIIRELISFLPQNNLEEAPIVHTNDPIDRLEDSLNEIIPDSPNKPYDMYEVIGAIVDDGKFLEVHRDYATNIIVGFARFNGTSVGIVANQPKVLAGVLDNNASRKAARFVRFCDAFNIPLVTLVDVPGFLPGTQQEYGGIILHGAKLLFAYGEATVPKVTVTLRKSYGGAYCVMSSKHLRGDINYAWPTAEIAVMGPSGAIEVLYGKEVAAAEDPAALSAEKEKEYRDAFANPYNAARFGYIDDVIEPRNTRFRIIRSLQQLATKKVTNPPKKHDNLPL; encoded by the coding sequence ATGAGCCAGCAACTTGAACAGGTTAAGGCGCTTATTCAGCTTCGTGAAAAAGCGCGTCTGGGTGGAGGTCAAAAAAGAATTGACTCTCAGCATCAGAAGGGTAAATTCACTGCCAGAGAGAGAATCTCAATGCTATTAGACGAAGGAAGTTTTGAGGAGTTTGACATGTTTGTCACACACCGCTGCACAAACTTTGGTATGGAAAAGGAGAGATTCCTAGGAGATGGTGTTGTAACAGGATATGGTACAATTGAAGGCAGATTGGTCTATGTATTTGCCCAGGATTTTACTGTATTTGGAGGGTCACTATCAGAGAGCTTTGCAATGAAAATTTGCAAGATTATGGATCAGGCCATGAAAATGGGTGCTCCTGTAATTGGTGTAAACGACTCAGGAGGAGCCAGAATTCAGGAGGGTGTTAACGCACTTGCCGGATATGCAGAGATTTTCCAGAGAAATATTCTTGCTTCAGGTGTAATCCCTCAGATATCTGCAATTTTTGGTCCATGCGCGGGTGGTGCTGTTTACTCCCCTGCCCTTACGGATTTTAACATCATGACCAGAGGAACGAGTTATATGTTCCTGACAGGTCCTAAGGTTGTTAAGACTGTGACCGGCGAAGATGTAACTCAGGAACAGCTTGGTGGTGCGTCAGTTCACGCTACAAAGAGTGGTGTTGCTCACTTTGCAGTTGATACAGAGGAGGATGGCATCAGAATTATTCGTGAACTTATCAGCTTCCTCCCTCAGAACAATCTTGAGGAGGCACCTATTGTTCACACTAATGACCCAATCGACAGATTAGAGGACTCCCTTAACGAAATTATTCCTGACAGCCCTAACAAACCATACGATATGTATGAGGTAATCGGTGCTATTGTTGATGATGGAAAATTCCTTGAGGTTCACAGAGACTACGCTACAAATATTATAGTTGGCTTTGCAAGATTCAACGGAACATCTGTTGGTATAGTTGCAAATCAGCCTAAGGTTCTTGCAGGAGTTCTGGACAACAATGCATCCAGAAAAGCAGCAAGATTTGTTCGTTTCTGCGACGCTTTCAATATTCCTCTTGTAACACTTGTTGATGTACCTGGATTCTTGCCCGGAACACAGCAGGAGTATGGCGGAATTATTCTTCACGGAGCAAAACTGCTTTTTGCATACGGAGAGGCAACAGTTCCAAAAGTCACTGTTACTCTTCGCAAATCATATGGTGGAGCTTACTGCGTTATGTCCAGCAAGCACCTTCGCGGAGACATCAACTATGCATGGCCTACAGCTGAAATTGCTGTAATGGGACCTTCAGGAGCAATTGAGGTTCTCTACGGAAAAGAGGTGGCAGCTGCTGAAGATCCAGCAGCACTGTCAGCAGAGAAGGAGAAAGAGTACAGGGATGCTTTTGCAAACCCATACAATGCAGCTCGCTTTGGATATATTGACGATGTTATCGAGCCTAGAAACACCCGTTTCAGGATCATCAGATCACTCCAGCAGCTGGCTACAAAGAAGGTTACAAATCCGCCGAAGAAGCACGATAACCTTCCTCTATAA
- a CDS encoding sodium ion-translocating decarboxylase subunit beta: MENQGLFSQLGDNLTQFLQYTGFANATWGHILMIAIGLVFIYLAIKKDWEPLLLVPIGFGIIIGNIPLFPGLSVGVYEEGSVLNILYQGVQQGWYPPLIFLGIGAMTDFSALISNPKLLLIGAAAQFGIFGAYAIALLMGFSAAEAGAIGIIGGADGPTAIFLSSRLAPDLMGAIAVSAYSYMALVPVIQPPVMRLLTSNKERLIRMKPPRAVSQTEKKLFPIIGFLMTAFIVPSGLPLLGMLFFGNLLKESGVTRRLAETARGPLIDVITILIGVTVGCSTQADKFLQWKSVYIFGLGALSFVIATAAGVMFVKLFNVFLKDGNKINPLIGNAGVSAVPDSARVSNNVGLEYDKTNYLLMHAMGPNVAGVIGSAVAAGILLGFLS, translated from the coding sequence ATGGAAAATCAAGGATTATTTTCTCAATTAGGAGATAACCTGACACAATTCCTGCAATATACAGGTTTTGCCAATGCAACATGGGGTCACATCCTCATGATTGCAATAGGCCTTGTGTTTATTTATCTCGCTATAAAGAAGGATTGGGAGCCACTGCTCCTGGTGCCTATAGGGTTTGGTATTATTATAGGTAATATCCCTCTCTTTCCCGGGCTAAGTGTGGGTGTGTATGAAGAGGGATCTGTACTGAACATACTTTATCAGGGGGTTCAGCAGGGCTGGTACCCGCCTCTGATTTTTCTCGGAATTGGAGCAATGACAGATTTTTCTGCATTAATTTCAAATCCTAAATTACTCTTGATTGGTGCTGCTGCACAGTTTGGTATTTTTGGAGCTTATGCAATAGCTCTTTTAATGGGCTTTTCTGCTGCTGAGGCTGGTGCAATTGGTATAATCGGCGGTGCCGATGGTCCTACAGCAATCTTCCTGTCTTCCAGACTGGCTCCGGATTTGATGGGGGCAATAGCTGTATCTGCTTACTCCTATATGGCACTTGTACCTGTAATTCAACCACCGGTAATGAGACTGCTTACATCTAACAAAGAGAGACTTATAAGAATGAAACCTCCAAGAGCCGTCTCTCAGACCGAGAAAAAACTCTTCCCTATCATCGGTTTCCTTATGACGGCCTTTATTGTTCCCTCAGGTCTTCCTCTGCTTGGTATGCTATTCTTTGGAAACCTTCTTAAAGAGAGCGGAGTTACCAGAAGATTGGCAGAGACTGCCCGCGGACCGCTAATTGATGTAATCACCATATTGATTGGTGTTACAGTAGGTTGTTCAACTCAGGCAGACAAGTTTTTGCAATGGAAATCTGTCTACATATTTGGACTTGGAGCTTTATCATTCGTAATTGCCACAGCAGCAGGTGTAATGTTTGTTAAACTCTTCAATGTATTCCTTAAAGATGGAAACAAAATTAATCCACTTATTGGAAACGCAGGGGTTTCTGCAGTTCCGGACTCAGCAAGGGTATCAAATAATGTAGGTCTTGAATATGATAAAACAAACTATCTTCTTATGCACGCTATGGGGCCAAATGTTGCCGGCGTAATTGGAAGCGCGGTTGCCGCAGGTATACTTTTAGGATTTTTATCATAA